The region CGCCGCCTCCATGCCGAACTCTTTCACCTTATCAACCAAATCGCCGATGCGCGTCAGTCCATCCAGCACCGAATGATACGTATGGTTGTGCAGGTGAACAAAATCGCTCGGCTGCAATGATTTTGCCGCCTGTTTCGTCTGTGTACTCCCCATAAATCACTTCTCATTATACCGCTTTTGCCTGGCGGTTTCACGAACTTCTTTGTAGTAAAATCAACGATACTTTAGTGGCGCGCCTGCACGATTCGTACGATTTCATCGACAAACCCTGCGATACCCGGAATGAATTGCCCTGTCAGATTCAGCAGCCAAATAGCGCCCGCAATCAGCACTGTACCACCCAGCACCGATCCAAGCCCGAAAAATATGCCGCGTATAAAATTAAATTTATAAACCTGCGCCCGGTTCGTATTAAAGTCGTTAAACAAATCCTCAAGCACACCCTTGCGCGCACCGACTTCGTTATCATGCGCGATTTTCTGCACGATCCGTTTCACGATATTCTGCTGTTTTGCCATAGCCCTAGTGTACGCGAAATAGATCGTTTTCACAATAAAATGCGCCGGAATTAACGCCGGCGCATACAGCCAAAACAGCAAGAGTTCTGCTGCTACTTTTTTCGCGTTTCGCGCGCGCTTTTGCTAAATTCTTCTTTTGCGCTCGCAGCTGCGCGGCCAGCACGCTCGCGGTAATCATCGACGGTTTTGCGTCCCTCTTCGACAGC is a window of Candidatus Saccharimonadaceae bacterium ML1 DNA encoding:
- a CDS encoding DUF4342 domain-containing protein, whose translation is MAKQQNIVKRIVQKIAHDNEVGARKGVLEDLFNDFNTNRAQVYKFNFIRGIFFGLGSVLGGTVLIAGAIWLLNLTGQFIPGIAGFVDEIVRIVQARH